A region of Anopheles merus strain MAF chromosome 2R, AmerM5.1, whole genome shotgun sequence DNA encodes the following proteins:
- the LOC121590431 gene encoding uncharacterized protein LOC121590431, giving the protein METEKQDTSTIDDPYRWGDYIRPVRITVWTWKICGLYNGKPQTTRYRVYRAVFNIFLMVVYLFTLSLNVFVMQTFEQLVLYIMYIVFTEIVMALKALVTYYKFDQLCDLYRQTLGSDFKPLDAEEEQLHRKGVASINHYLYPYLVTTNLAVASSCLYLLQDDYRLPYFPWILGIEYGPTKRLNYGLLFAYQVIGMYLHMLINVAIDVQLSYLLGMISIHSGSLSSA; this is encoded by the exons ATGGAGACCGAAAAGCAGGATACATCTACCATCGATGATCCGTACCGTTGGGGCGACTACATTCGCCCCGTCAGGATAACCGTGTGGACGTGGAAAATCTGTGGTCTTTACAACGGGAAGCCACAGACAACACGGTACCGTGTGTACCGTGCCGTGTTCAACATCTTCCTGATGGTAGTGTACCTGTTCACGCTGTCGCTCAACGTGTTCGTGATGCAAACGTTCGAGCAGCTGGTCCTGTACATCATGTACATCGTGTTTACGGAGATTGTCATGGCACTGAAGGCGCTCGTCACTTACTACAAGTTCGATCAGCTGTGTGACCTGTACCGCCAGACGCTCGGCAGTGACTTTAAACCGCTCGACGCCGAAGAAGAACAGCTGCACCGCAAGGGAGTTGCAAGTATTAACCACTATCTGTATCCGTACCTCGTGACGACGAACTTGGCCGTCGCTAGTTCGTGCCTGTACCTGCTGCAAGACGATTACCGGCTGCCCTACTTTCCCTGGATACTGGGCATCGAGTATGGGCCGACGAAGCGTCTTAACTATGGGCTGCTGTTTGCTTACCAGGTGATCGGCATGTATCTGCACATGCTGATCAATGTAGCGATCGACGTGCAGCTGTCCTATCTGCTCGGGATGATCAGCATCCA TTCCGGGAGTCTTTCGTCGGCTTAA
- the LOC121588157 gene encoding odorant receptor 94a-like → MYDPGRFIFPMRFSMWAWKVCGFFNAPVPKSVAYRVYCYAFYSCIMAVYLFVLLLNVFVPQPFEQRVFFIMYIFLTETAMILKTLTIYRHFNIVWSLYETTLGVSFQPRDEQERELQQRRLAVFNRWYYAYIFVSHMAAFGTGSHLLSAEYRMPFFPWFFGVPYGEDAHVAYYTIFAYQSFGMYFHMLLNTAGDTQLCYMMHMIGIQLELLGKRFRNLNSSDEFDRSFVPLVQHYNKIHRMLCRVENLFSPAYFVQFSVSGLVICASAYQVASMLNLNDFSKLMNVFYMMSMTMQIGLPCYYGNEVTLKSYALTNAIYSSRWYNMPQRNRKSVQMFLVRTNKPFAVTAFGYFNFNLPAFTTILNMAYSVYCVLQRKAKNV, encoded by the exons ATGTACGATCCGGGTCGGTTCATCTTCCCGATGCGCTTTAGCATGTGGGCCTGGAAAGTGTGCGGCTTTTTTAACGCACCGGTACCAAAGTCCGTCGCGTACCGCGTGTACTGCTACGCGTTCTACTCCTGCATCATGGCGGTGTACctgtttgtgctgctgctgaacgtGTTCGTACCGCAACCGTTCGAGCAGCGGGTGTTCTTCATCATGTACATCTTTCTGACCGAAACGGCCATGATCCTGAAAACGCTGACCATTTATCGGCATTTCAACATCGTCTGGAGCCTGTACGAAACTACGCTGGGGGTGTCATTTCAACCGCGTGACGAGCAGGAACGGGAACTGCAGCAACGAAGGCTGGCCGTATTCAACCGGTGGTACTATGCGTATATCTTCGTGAGCCATATGGCCGCATTCGGTACCGGGAGCCATTTGCTTAGTGCTGAGTATCGGATGCCGTTCTTTCCGTGGTTTTTCGGTGTCCCGTATGGGGAGGATGCACACGTGGCGTACTACACGATTTTTGCATACCAAAGCTTCGGGATGTACTTTCACATGTTGCTCAACACGGCCGGCGATACGCAGCTGTGCTATATGATGCACATGATAGGCATCCAGCTGGAATTGCTGGGAAAAAGGTTCCGCAATTTAAATAGCTCCGACGAGTTCGATCGTTCATTTGTGCCGTTGGTACAGCATTACAACAAAATACATCG CATGCTGTGCCGAGTAGAGAACCTCTTTTCTCCCGCCTATTTTGTGCAGTTCAGTGTTAGTGGGCTAGTCATCTGCGCTTCAGCTTATCAGGTAGCCTCGATG CTCAATCTAAACGACTTTAGCAAACTGATGAACGTGTTCTACATGATGTCGATGACGATGCAGATCGGACTGCCTTGTTACTATGGCAACGAAGTAACACTCAAAAGCTACGCCCTTACGAATGCCATCTACTCCTCGCGCTGGTACAACATGCCGCAAAGGAATAGGAAAAGCGTGCAAATGTTTCTCGTGCGCACCAACAAACCGTTTGCGGTCACTGCGTTTGGTTATTTCAACTTTAACTTGCCCGCATTTACAACG ATTCTAAACATGGCATATTCCGTGTACTGTGTGCTGCAGCGTAAAgcaaaaaatgtgtaa
- the LOC121588162 gene encoding odorant receptor 94b-like gives MNHYGKVQRMTAEIEQLFSAAYFAQFGSSGLVICASAFKTSSMFNLYELTAIQNLLYMLSMIFQMFLPCRFGNEVTRKSHLLRTSIYSSRWYEMGLQERKTLRMLLQRMNKPLTLKASYFFNYNLQAFTTTLNMAYSLYALLQRNALKKV, from the exons ATGAACCACTATGGAAAAGTGCAACG GATGACCGCTGAAATCGAGCAGCTCTTCTCGGCGGCATACTTTGCCCAGTTCGGGTCGAGCGGTTTGGTGATTTGTGCATCCGCTTTCAAGACATCTTCAATG TTCAACCTGTACGAGCTGACCGCCATCCAGAATCTGCTCTACATGCTGTCGATGATATTTCAAATGTTCTTACCATGTCGCTTCGGCAATGAGGTGACGCGCAAAAGCCACCTGCTTCGGACGTCCATTTACAGCTCCCGTTGGTATGAGATGGGATTGCAGGAGCGCAAAACGTTGCGTATGTTACTGCAGCGCATGAACAAACCGCTCACGCTGAAGGCGTCCTATTTTTTCAACTACAATCTACAGGCGTTTACTACG ACACTCAATATGGCCTATTCGTTGTACGCATTGTTGCAACGCAACGCATTGAAGAAagtttaa
- the LOC121588161 gene encoding ninjurin-2 isoform X2: MGASGLFARPNALKSMDANRYATKKTIAQGMLDIALLTANASQLKYILQVGEKHEFYGLMLTLISISIILQMLVGILFVVIGSLNINRKPDQTAAIVLNDVILVLIFVISLINVIISGFGIEYSSQPLRLLERVESSPSATAAPLTAAKPSVASFLLK; this comes from the exons ATGGGTGCAAGCGGACTGTTTGCACGGCCCAATGCC CTCAAATCCATGGATGCCAATCGGTACGCGACGAAGAAAACCATTGCCCAGGGCATGCTGGACATTGCGCTACTAACGGCCAACGCATCGCAGCTGAAGTACATCCTGCAGGTGGGCGAAAAGCACGAGTTCTACGGTCTGATGCTGACGCTAATCAGCATCTCGATCATACTGCAG ATGCTTGTCGGCATACTGTTTGTGGTGATCGGTAGCTTAAACATCAACCGCAAACCGGACCAAACGGCCGCCATCGTACTGAACGATGTTATCCTGGTGCTTATATTTGTCATCTCGCTGATCAATGTCATCATATCCGGGTTCGGTATTGAGTACTCGTCGCAACCACTCCGATTGCTAGAGCGTGTCGAATCGTCACCATCAGCCACTGCTGCACCACTCACTGCGGCCAAACCTTCGGTGGCTTCATTCTTGTTGAAGTAG